A stretch of Methanoculleus sp. SDB DNA encodes these proteins:
- a CDS encoding hydrogenase: MCIAVPAEVLEIKEGNIGVVDYGDLQQEVRLDLVDVEVGEFVLVHVGFAIQKLSREEALQTREIFRQVYAAMEE; encoded by the coding sequence ATGTGCATCGCAGTGCCGGCTGAAGTGCTGGAAATAAAAGAGGGAAATATCGGCGTCGTCGACTACGGTGACCTGCAGCAGGAAGTTCGCCTGGATCTCGTTGATGTCGAGGTAGGGGAATTTGTCCTTGTCCACGTGGGATTTGCCATCCAGAAACTGAGCAGGGAAGAGGCGCTCCAGACCCGCGAGATCTTCCGGCAGGTCTACGCTGCGATGGAGGAGTAA
- a CDS encoding hydrogenase expression protein, protein MHEYSIAYDIYATARRAALEHGATEVKKVYVDVGEMSMINPEQVVFLFGTFGEEDHLFAETVLECRNVPAETRCDCGYEGTERYVCPVCGKLPHITRGQEIVVTNIEIEVDEA, encoded by the coding sequence ATGCACGAGTACAGCATCGCATACGATATCTATGCGACGGCTCGCCGTGCCGCCCTCGAACACGGGGCAACCGAAGTCAAGAAAGTGTACGTGGACGTCGGCGAGATGTCTATGATCAATCCCGAGCAGGTCGTATTCCTTTTCGGAACATTCGGCGAAGAGGATCATCTCTTTGCGGAAACAGTCCTCGAATGCCGGAATGTTCCGGCAGAAACACGCTGCGACTGCGGCTATGAGGGAACAGAACGCTATGTCTGTCCCGTATGCGGAAAACTCCCCCATATTACCCGGGGACAGGAAATTGTC